The sequence ACGGTGATGCGCTCGCTCGGCTTTGAGTCGTTCCCCGTCGTCGGTCACGACCGGGGGGCCAGGGTCGCGCAGCGGATGGCGCTGGACCATCCCCACGCGGTCGAATCGGTCGTGCTGCTGGACATCGTGCCCACCGCGGCGGTGTGGTCCGGGATGGACGCCGAGCTCGCGCGGGGCTACTGGCACTGGAGCTTCCTGGCTCAGCCAGGGGGTCTACCGGAGCGGGCGCTCGCCGCGGATCCGATCGGTTTCCTGCACGGCTTTCTCGGCATCGGTGCGTCGATTGGCGTTTTCGCGCCGGAAGCACTCGCGGAATATGAGCGGGCCGCCCTACGGCCGTCCGTCCAGCGCGCGTTCTGCGGCGACTACCGCGCGGCGGCGGGAATCGATCTTGAGCACGACGCGAACAGCCGCCAGGCGCGCCAGCCCGCCCTCGTCCTGTGGGGCGCGCGCGGAATGGTCGGCCGCGGCCCCGACCCGGTCGACGTGTGGCGCGAGGTCTTCCCGAACGTTCACGGACGGCCGCTGGACGCGGGGCATTTCCTGCCGGAGGAGGTGCCCGTTGAGATCGCCCGTGAGATCACGACCTTCCTCAAGGCACGATGACCGCCGCGCGTCCTCGCCGCCGCGGCATTTGAGCGATTGCCAGGCTCCGAAAGGATCTGACATGGGACACGCTGTCGTCTCCTGGCTTGAGCACCATGCCCGGCGAAGCCCCGGCCAGCCGGCGCTGTTGGACCTCCATCGCGGACAGGCACTCGCCTATGGCGAGCTCGCCGGCCGCGTCCGCTCGGTGGCGTGGGCGCTGGCCATGCGGCACGGGATCCGCCAAGGAGACCGGGTGGCGGTGCTGTCCCGCAACGACACGCGCGTCTTCGAGGTCGTGTACGCCTGCGCCCTGCTCGGCGCGATCGTCGTCCCGCTGAACTGGCGGCTCACGCCGGGCGAACTCATCGCCG is a genomic window of Pseudofrankia inefficax containing:
- a CDS encoding alpha/beta fold hydrolase, translated to MSAGGARIRGVRIGSGPPVLLLHGFPQSHHAWHRVWPVLAETYTVVASDLRGYGDSLAFDDDFSFRAMADDQLTVMRSLGFESFPVVGHDRGARVAQRMALDHPHAVESVVLLDIVPTAAVWSGMDAELARGYWHWSFLAQPGGLPERALAADPIGFLHGFLGIGASIGVFAPEALAEYERAALRPSVQRAFCGDYRAAAGIDLEHDANSRQARQPALVLWGARGMVGRGPDPVDVWREVFPNVHGRPLDAGHFLPEEVPVEIAREITTFLKAR